CAGGAAAGGTGAGTGCAGCCTCCAGCCATGATACACCTTTTACCCaaacccccagcacctcccatcccctTCCACACACCCCCTTATTCCCACAgggccccccaaaaccccctagAACTCCCAGTGGAGGATCCTCAGGCGACGTACATGGAGCTGCAAAGGCAACCGTTGGAACCCAGCGACATCTATGAAAATCTACACCAAAAGTTGTGATGCTCTGTGAAGCGGGAggcactgggtgacactgggggtgcTCCCTCCATGACTCCTGTGATTGCCCATCCTTCCAGGGGAGGTGGTCATGGGTCAGAGGGGAGGCTACACAGGGCACCCTGTGCTCCCCATTTCCTTTCCCAGTACCCCCAAGGGCTTCCCCATCCGTTTGCTGGTTCCTGCAGAggctccccagccccatccaaggGCCCAAGTACTCTCAGGGACTGCCCCATTCTCTCCCCACAGCATTTGCAGTGCACCCAGGGCTTCCCCATTCCCCCTCCCACTACCCCTGTCCCATCCCGCTGTAAATGGGGGAGTTGGGGAGGATTCTTGCTGAAAGGTTTCTAAGGTGAAAATGAAGCACAAACATGGCAATATAATATCTGAGAGCTGTTTACTGATAAAGGAGGATAAACTTTCGTACCGAAGGGGAATAGAAGGGtgtagaaagggaaaaggatagAGAGAGAAACACAAGACAGGGACAGTGTTACCACAAGGAGCCCGGGCGCTCTGTGGGCACCAGCTCGGCGGATGGAGTGTGTGTGCTGCAAGCCAGGGCGAGCCCACATGGCTTTTGTGAGTGGCTGGGCGTGATTTCCAAGGACGGCACCTGCGTGTCTCTGGCATGGGTGAGCGatggctgcaggctggctgctgcGGGCTGGCTGCGGGCTGGTGCTGCGGCACTGGGGactctgggctggctgctgtgggctggggctgcgggggcaggtGCAGCAGGCTCGGTGCTGTGGGCAGCATGGGAAACACGGCAGAGGTGGCAGGTGGGTGCAGGCAGCATCCGCTCCATCGGGGAAAGCAATGAAGGAATGCCCAGGACGAGCAGGAATGAGCTGCCTCAGGGAAGCAGCGAAGCAGGGAAGAACGGGTGCGGATAGGGAAGAAGAACCACCGGGAGGAAAAGATGGGGGTGGGGAAGTATCGGTGATATTTTTGCCCTGCGACTGGGAGGAATGATGTATCAGACTCCATCTTTTGAggaggctaattaattactttttaataccgtattattctatattttattacatctaaactgaatctgccaagcactcaactgcacTCCACTGCACACAATCTCATGACTGTCAGCCaacagtcctgacacacacagacCTGGATTCAATCGGTCAGTGAATCAAAACTCTCATACCAGAATCCAATTAccaattcccttcaggtaaacaatttTCCACAATGCATTCCATGTGtgaaaaacacaggagcagtaaatgagataagaacTGTTTGGATCCTTCTTTGCTTCTCTCACTGTTTCTcccaggttcagagaatgtcaATCCCACAGGGGAGGAGGGCCAAACTGACCCTCCAAGCGAGACCATGATCCTCCATGAAACCCAAAGCAAACGCTCCTGTTGTGTCACAGTTGGCTGCCTTCATTTACAAAGGCTCCTCCCACAGCCTGATTTCCCAGCCATTTTTCCCAGACGTTTTTCCTGGGAATCTGTCCCACCAGCCAGTGGGTGTCACTCACAGCCCGATCACTGAAGCTTTCTCTCCCCTGATTCTCTGTTGCGTGAAGCCTCGCCAGGGACAGGGTTCCCAGCTCATGTACAACCAACAGAGTCATTTTTCACCTCATGTGTAGCATATGTTGAAACATAAATCAAAGTCAGATTTGTTCCTCTTAACCCCCATGTGTTTAGCTCTGCAATCCCCCTCCCAGTGCTTCCACTAAGGTGGCTTACTGGTGCCCATTCCAGTTCCAAGGGGGCACAGGAGCTGGTTCCCTaatcctgggacaaaaatgcagCTCTTTGGTTAAACTGGACGAAattgtgtttctttcttcagCTCTGTCAAGGAAGCTGAACAAAGTGGGAGcctcccttggaatggaaaatatgaCCTCCTCCTCTCTGAACtattataactttgaaattacCGGTCTTTTAGGCAAAAATGTGAGGACAGGAATAGCATGTTTAAATGTTTACTAATATGTATTGTGAGAAACAAGTTAATGGAAGTTGACTTTTACTGGATATTATATGAATTGATATTACATTATTGATTATACTGTTGATTATATATTGCGATGTTGTTCAGATAGTGAAAAGTATTGTGGAGTGGCTgatgtttttgttgtggccaTCAAAGGTTGTGGcccagtgtcatggtttgagcctggcacagagccagtgcccccatgaaaatgcctcaccctggtgtctgctgtgagatgtgaccaggaataagcaaaacaggctccaacttaaacataaataacactttattacctaaaactacagggaaaaaataggaaagactataaggaaaagaaaaaaaaaaattgaaagccttacaaaaaccacttttcctcctccccactccctaactttcccaatccaatacattctctcaaaaataccaactgctcagccttggccccacacgttagtatactcaaactgcagttcatggagaggaaaaggagtccttcttgttccataggcttttcctggaaacagtgaaatcccggatgcttctttgtcactttggcaccgcccggaaagtccatttgccgcttgtgacatgttccttccatgctcagtgctctcaccactgagacatggccagagctgcttttagggtggtctttcaaggatgccttgtctcactccaaaaaggcacagtctctgcttttgggacaactgtcccccccatatatttccaaccccctggggccggggggtcctcacaaatgaaccctcctggttttgaggcactgcctccccctaaatgcagtctgtgtcacaggaacaactgagtccatggctacaagaaaacgtccagcccaaaggccactccaaatcatctctccccatccaatcatctccacaaactccgggccaaggtccttatctcatatcatctctcatctcccttcttattcagcttcgaggaggattagcattttcgcaaggccccaatcatgcaggaaagggttaaaagttttcagtctctgtctgtcctgggaggagatgatactcccacacgtgctgctgctgcggccggccgggctctctctctctccccccttctcctcctggctggctgccatcacattcggtgccgccggctctctctctccgggggggggggggggggaaggggagctggctgctctcctggggggggggggggaaggggagctggctgctctcctggggggggggggggggaaggggagctggctgcccgatgtctcttggggctcccccacccttccatccttggagccccccccgaagccccctcaagcCCATcactgtccaggcccaggcctcaccgcatggctggcccctcccccgcccagcagcagcgggccgggcgagggAGAGAGGTCTGGACTCCTCGGCCGCGATGTccaaaaagaggaaatgccagggcagtgccctgcttttaacccctgtgtattctcggaggtgtgtccaaaccccactggccacaccggacgccagtctcaaacccaaaaccttcattggtttgaccacagcttcccaaaattcccaacttcttcctggtcaaaccatgacactccacccttcacctccgagaatacactttctaaaattatcaacagaactacaaaacacttctacacAATAATACCTCAGATTCACTATGACTATCTATCTACCTTAACTTAGTACATGCTTTCCTTATTCTTCTTGGTCTCATCTCACAGCTTTACCTCATCATTCTCCCGTGATTCGATTTCCCGGTCCAGGGaaccaaaaaatgtcatggtttgagcctggcacagagccagtgcccccatgaaaatgcctcaccctggtgtctgctgtgagatgtgaccaggaataagcaaaacaggctccaacttaaacataaataacactttattacctaaaactacagggaaaaaataggaaagactataaggaaaagaaaaaaaaaaattgaaagccttacaaaaaccacttttcctcctccccactccctaactttcccaatccaatacattctctcaaaaataccaactgctcagccttggccccacacgttagtatactcaaactgcagttcatggagaggaaaaggagtccttcttgttccataggcttttcctggaaacagtgaaatcccggatgcttctttgtcactttggcaccgcccggaaagtccatttgccgcttgtgacatgttccttccatgctcagtgctctcaccactgagacatggccagagctgcttttagggtggtctttcaaggatgccttgtctcactccaaaaaggcacagtctctgcttttgggacaactgtcccccccatatatttccaaccccctggggccggggggtcctcacaaatgaaccctcctggttttgaggcactgcctccccctaaatgcagtctgtgtcacaggaacaactgagtccatggctacaagaaaacgtccagcccaaaggccactccaaatcatctctccccatccaatcatctccacaaactccgggccaaggtccttatctcatatcatctctcatctcccttcttattcagcttcgaggaggattagcattttcgcaaggccccaatcatgcaggaaagggttaaaagttttcagtctctgtctgtcctgggaggagatgatactcccacacgtgctgctgctgcggccggccgggctctctctctctccccccttctcctcctggctggctgccatcacattcggtgccgccggctctctctctccggggggggggggggggaaggggagctggctgctctcctgggggggggggggggaaggggagctggctgctctcctgggggggggggggggggaaggggagctggctgcccgatgtctcttggggctcccccacccttccatccttggagccccccccgaagccccctcaagcCCATcactgtccaggcccaggcctcaccgcatggctggcccctcccccgcccagcagcagcgggccgggcgagggAGAGAGGTCTGGACTCCTCGGCCGCGATGTccaaaaagaggaaatgccagggcagtgccctgcttttaacccctgtgtattctcggaggtgtgtccaaaccccactggccacaccggacgccagtctcaaacccaaaaccttcattggtttgaccacagcttcccaaaattcccaacttcttcctggtcaaaccatgacacccagccatggcccagccccactgcacagggatggccattgcccagctccgctctgcccagccccagggggcagccagcacctgagggtcccccctgcccccttggctttgattctggcagctttagagctgctgcagaggtgagaattctgtgggtggaaacaggcctggctgtggtttgctcagccctgcaagaagcacaaaccccaaagggagcccaagcagtggctctgtgagggcctttgatggttgtcagagcagggctggctggaaacacccctgcaggggcagctgagagggaaccagtccagaaatgcagaaattgaTCATTTTGTCCCTTGCAGCAAGGGTCTGAGATAGCCCCAAAAACCTTGCATATCCCACAACAATCTGCTCAACAACCAGACCAGTtgcctcctcctgcctgcctcaaACCTGCAGCCGTTTAGAATGGCCTGGGAAGGGTGTTTGGCTTTTGGCTGTCACTGCCAGACAGGAGGGAAAACTGTGGAAATATtgagctgtggctctgccccaCAGGTATGGcggggctgtggggagtgatCCTGTGTGGATTCCAGGtttccccaaagctgctccatccctgccctcctcacctcAGTAAAAGGCTGAGGGTTTGCAGGAATTGTGGCATAAAGACAccacaggggctgctgtggaccCGAgaccagcctggggacaggcgCTGCCTTCCTTCCATTCCGGATCATGGAGAGTGGTTGCAGGTGTTGCACAGGGTGTGTGCCATGCCCCGGGACACTGCTACGCTgccagtgggcactgggatccaacctgctgccttggTGGCTTCTGCCCGCTGCCAGTGGTGGTGCCGGGACCAATTGATGCCcgtgagtttgcaaaaggagcgatttcctctcctccctcccatctgaggccgccatggcccctgaggggatggagctggagcggggagccccctgctggccgggaGTGCTCTCTGCAGCGCCCCCTTCTGGCCGAGGTTataactgccacaaaaaccaacagTGATGAGCGGGAGGGAAAGTTCtgggtttgtgttgtttgttctgttctaGTTTATAAATTTCCTAGTAAAGAGCTGTTACTCCTTTTTCTACACTTTGGCCTGGAAGCCCCAtcatttttgaaattaataaaagtTTTAGCATTGGGTCTTCTTTTCATTCCAGAACATTTCCCACTTTCCTTGGGAgacatttctcatttaaatgagttgcCAGCTCCTGGGATGAGACAGACATCCCAAGAAAGACAGGGTCAGGCACTTGGCAACCTCATGCTCTACCTTTTAAGCCAGTTTGGCTAACAAGGGCCCTCTCCCCAACTGGCACTTCTGGTCACCCGgccactcaggagctggctttggcagagcctcacactgtccccagtgtgccatgGCTGACAGTCTGATGGACAGACGGGGCCCAGTCTCGCCAAAAGCAAAGTCTGACCCATCCCTGCCACACACAGATGTTCCACAATGTCTCCAGACATCAAACTTTTCTTGTCTCTGACATCCCACGCTGTGCCATGGCCGGATCCTGACCTGCTCTGAAGAAGGGGGAGGCTCTGGAACCCCCACAGAGCATTTGTTACATCCTCGTGGGGGCAACAGGGCAGAGGAGGAATTTGGGACAGGGCACAAGAGAATCCAGAGCCCCCTAAAGGCCGCTTTGGCCATCAGAGCAAGGAAGTTGCAAGTTGCAGGTTCCTCTGGTGGAGGAATTGTGGAGGGGAGATTGTCCAGGGTTTGTTCCTTTTGGGGACTTCCCCAGGAAATTgatctttttgtgaaaatttgGAATCTGATCCTTGTTGCTGTagcttttggttttattctctcTCGTTGCTGTtgcaggaaattgttcttctctcagccctttggGATCTTTGTGCCTCCACAGGGAGGGGCAGTTTTTAGTGGGAGCACACACACAagtgggtgcccatgggtggggacacccagtgcatcccagttgcctccagtgtcacagcacaacCTCATTGATGTCACTGGGATTTCTTGGTCGCCcttggggtccctgcagctccacGTAGGCAAACCAGGGTTACTGGTGGTCGGTGATGCCTGAGGGCCCTGCAGGACAGAATGGTTGGGGGGACCAAAGGGGAAGGGGTGAcaccactgtcactgtccccccaATCCACAGTACTCACACTGCACATGTTTGGTGCTCACAACGTGGGTGTACACAACCTCTCCCTCCTCTGGGTGGGCCGGGGGATCAGGGCGGGCCCTGTGGGGAAAAAGACAATGTGTGGAAGGCGATGGAGACTTGTGTCATGTGGGAAAAACTCATGGTTGAAGAACCCCACTCACCTTTCATGCTGCTTTCtggcagctgcaaaggaaagaggGGAGGGGTGActgtggggtcccagggccctaCCCCTCTCAAGATTCCTGAACCCCTATGGGACCCTCAATTCCTCTCAGCACCCCCAAGCATCTCTAAAGCCCCCCAGAATTCATGAGTCgccccagtgccctgggccAACTCAGCCTCAAGAATtcaaagcccagcagggacagacacGCTCCAAACATCCCCACAGCCTCTGAAAGAACCCCCAACATCCTTGCAGgaccctccagcacctccccaaaccccactggaCCCCCAGGGAAAGTGACAATTCTGGGGCTATGGGTGCTGCCCTATCATGCCCACACTCTGGGGACCTCTACAGCTCCCTAGGACCCCCTCtccccccattgtcacccacccacacggtgccaccggtgccaggccacaatgacacccacgagcagcagcaggaagaaaagggcCCAACCGACACCTGcggccactgcaagaaacagaggggAACACATCAGGATCACCCAGAACCGCAAGGGTCCTTCGACCCCGAATGACCCTGTGTGACCTTACCTGTGTCCCTGATCACCCACGGTGTCACCAACAGGGCCACTTCTTGGCTGAGTGCCCGGAACACTCGGTGCCCATcatgtcccagctggttggtggccatgcactggtaggtgcccgaatgtcccacatcgactgccctgagctccaggaggggaccccgggccacctcctgcccgttgtgcagccaggtgaaggtgacaggggctgagcccacctgaaCCAAGCAGCGCAGGGTCACGGGGTCACCTGCACGCACCTGGTGTGATAGGGCACCAAGGGTGATGATGGCATTGGCcacgggcactgtggggacagagactgggctgagagcacagggaggggccGGCAGCTGGTTTGGGGGGATAGGGACAAGGGGGGTGGGTGTGATGGGGGATGTTGTGGATGGGGTCACACCACAgaggggtgaggggacacagggcagagacGGGGGACACAAGCATGGTGTACGGGGGACATGGAGATGCCCAGGAAAGGAGActagaggaggctgtgagggcTCCCCGTGCCCATCACCGCACTCACTGCGCACCGTGACGGGGAGCCGGGCACTGCCCTTCCGCACGGCCCTCCCCTCGGAgtgcacctggcagctgtaattccctgaGTGGGAGACACCCACGACGGGCACCAGCAGTTGCGGGGACCCCTGTGGGCCCCCCACCACCCGCTCATCCCGATAGAACACGTGCAGGAGCGGGGCTTGGggccgcagggggctgggggtgctgaagCAGTTGAGAGTGAGGAGTGACCCCTAGGTGggctcaggggggaccctcCAGCACTGGTCCCCGGACAAActcagggcaggagatgggggGCTTTGGAAACGGTGACCCCGAATCCCTGGCAAGGCGCTATGGGGCTGTCAGGGTGGCGGCTGTGAGgtgctcaccatgcactgtcactgtcaccggcACTGACTCTTCCCATCCCTGTGATACCCAGGCCTTGCAGTTGTAGCGGCCactgtggttcagctgcagaggggacagggacagctcggtcCCATTGTGGACCCCTCTCAGTTCCGTCTCCTCGTGGTAGAACACCAGAGTGGCCGACTTCTCCTGCCTGTACCGGCAGCGCAGTGTCAGCGTttccccctccagcagtgcccgcgccggcacctgcagcaccagctggtCTGGGGGGCAGAGGGGTGCCGTCACATCACAGGGGTCTGGAGGGTCCTGATGTCATCAGGACCCCCATATTGGGTCAAAGCCAGCACACCAGGTTTCCCCAATTTCAACACGAGGGTCCCCCCATAGTGGGATGCTCTGGAATGTCCCCCTGTATAGGGGACAGTCTCTGGTCACACCAGAGAGTGACCCATGGAGTAGAGCTCATCCAGCATCCTCGGGGTCCTCGTGGGTGCCAAGCTGGGGACACAAACCACCCTCACCGTCTGAGACGTTCACGGGCGGGCTGCACCCACTTCCAGGTCTCTCACACATGTAGGTGCCACTCTCAGTGACAGTGAAGTTGTTGcctccctcctgccaccagggctgcccatccttgtaccaggtggtgtCACCAGCagtccccgagccctggcaggtcagtgtcacccggtcccacagcaccgccggcctccaggggggctccaccaggagctgggtggtctgggcacctgcgagtgacaggggacaccagcctgccagggccattgCAGGGTTGGGGACAATGTGGTGGGGACCTGGCATCCTccgaggactcaccagcgaggccgaggatctgggctggaagggagaagggacagggctgggtcagggtcatggggacactgtggacaCCCTATGTTTGCACTGCCAACCTCCACCAGCCCTACAGCACCTGTCCCCATGGTCAAGTCCCATGGTCCTGTGCCCATGATCCCAATTCCAATGGCACCTTTCCCCATGGCCAGGTGACATCTGCATGTTACATGGCCCCATTCCATGTCCCAGTATCCCTGTTCCCCTGTCCCTATCCCCACAGGCCCCAAGCCCCAAGGCTCCTTCTGCCacatccttgtccccacatcTCTATCCCCCTcttcctgtccccacatcccagtTCCCCTACTTCTGTCCCTAAAGCCACCCTAAATCTCTGGTTACACTGAGCTCCATGCCCtactctgcctctgctgccattgGTGACCTTAGGGGACCTCACagtccccctgtgccccctccccaccagtcTCTGCCTCACCAGGGTCCATCCCCAAGGTGTCAGGCCTGTGCctggggcactcaccccacaggagcagcgccaccttcccggccatcccggtgtccccagccatgtgcactggttgtcactcgctgctgtggccaccactcccctggctggcggctcttcggatgaaggggaaggaagcgaggtcacgtctgtccccacatgtaggtggcccttggtgggggcagggtggctacaagctggggacaggctggagaCAAGGCTGCATAatctggggacatggtgggggatggtgggacatggtggggacatgATGTTGCCACAATTTGGGTCTAAGGTTGTGTAAGGAGCCAGGGATGAGTGTCCAGGAGAatggggtgcccagggatggggtcccAGGTAAATGGGTGTCCCAAGGGTTGGGTAGACTCAGACTTGGGGAGGAAGGTCCCAGAACAATGTGGCCTCCTGGGATTTGTGATCATGAAATGGGGatgccagggaaagggggacCCTGTGAGAATGGTGGTACTGGGGGAATCAAGGTCCCCAAGGGCAGGGGTGTACCAGGGACTGGAATTACTTGGATGGTGTTCCTTGGGGTTGGAGATCCTGGGGAATTGCTGTCCAGGGATGGGGGtctcagggaaggggtggcagaaGTAAATTGGGTTCCAAGGTTGGGGTCCCAGaggaatgggggtgccagggtttggcAGTGCATGGGGGGGCACGAgggtcacagctccttccctgggtgcctcagattttggggtgaggctAGACCCCACATAATCACCCCTGGGGTGTTCGTTTCCTGGCCAGGCATGGCATGGGGGTCCTGGGTACCTCTGCCTCTGTGTCCTCGCCTGCCCctgatttttcctctctttatttctcttattTTCCTTATTCTTACTTTTTGCCATATCCTCTCACTCCCGGTTCCTGGATCAGACATCCTGGGGTgcacctgagcagggaacgGGTTGGGGGAcccaggggaggggggaaatggggagcagggggtgcagggaagggtgAGGAGGCTTTGggggacagagctgctgggctgtgcctgctcaacactttcactttatttgtcctggaggagagggaagaggcTGTTTATGCTGAGGGTCAGATGGGAAAAAGGGGGCATTCTCTGTTTCTAGGGGGGAACATACAGGGGGCTACTGTCCTCCAAGGTCTCTCCTCTGGAGTTCAGCTGGGGGATCCTGTCCCAGGGGTGACACATCCTGGC
The genomic region above belongs to Zonotrichia albicollis isolate bZonAlb1 chromosome 8, bZonAlb1.hap1, whole genome shotgun sequence and contains:
- the LOC141729950 gene encoding Fc receptor-like protein 3, coding for MYQVVLPVAPEFWQPRSSASLVSPRRMPGPHHIVPNPAMALAGWCPLSLAGAQTTQLLVEPPWRPAVLWDRVTLTCQGSGTAGDTTWYKDGQPWWQEGGNNFTVTESGTYMCERPGSGCSPPVNVSDDQLVLQVPARALLEGETLTLRCRYRQEKSATLVFYHEETELRGVHNGTELSLSPLQLNHSGRYNCKAWVSQGWEESVPVTVTVHGEHLTAATLTAPYTPSPLRPQAPLLHVFYRDERVVGGPQGSPQLLVPVVGVSHSGNYSCQVHSEGRAVRKGSARLPVTVRMPVANAIITLGALSHQVRAGDPVTLRCLVQWPQVSVGPFSSCCCSCQKAA